The following are encoded in a window of Carassius auratus strain Wakin chromosome 6, ASM336829v1, whole genome shotgun sequence genomic DNA:
- the LOC113098363 gene encoding protein phosphatase 1 regulatory subunit 27-like, which yields MKYYQCPVTQTIRYEGCNPNATRPVSCFHSQSSFKPVRNVHFPNDIVFQDFVRQVELERIGRFIRTRRVSLDTIYHSGMAAIHEAVLSGNLECVKLLVKFGADITQRDEDGWTPLHMACSDGFPEIAKYLLALGADTEAENDCGEKPADLIDPDSKELLELFGVGGA from the exons ATGAAATACTACCAGTGTCCAGTCACCCAGACCATACGTTATGAGGGGTGCAATCCAAATGCCACTAGACCAGTGTCATGCTTTCATTCACAGTCTTCTTTCAAACCTGTTCGCAATGTTCACTTTCCCAATGACATAGTCTTTCAAGATTTTGTCCGTCAAGTAGAGCTGGAAAGAATTGGACGCTTCATTAGAACCAGAAGAGTGAGTCTAGACACCATCTACCATTCAG GCATGGCAGCAATTCATGAAGCAGTCCTATCTGGAAACCTGGAGTGTGTGAAGCTTCTGGTAAAATTTGGGGCTGACATCACCCAGAGGGATGAAGATGGATGGACTCCCCTCCATATGGCCTGTAGCGATGGCTTTCCAGAAATAGCGAA gTACTTGCTTGCTTTGGGTGCAGACACTGAGGCTGAAAATGATTGTGGGGAGAAGCCTGCTGACCTTATTGACCCAGATAGCAAAGAACTGCTTGAACTCTTTGGGGTCGGTGGTGCCTGA